The proteins below come from a single Rhizobium rhizoryzae genomic window:
- a CDS encoding glycerophosphodiester phosphodiesterase family protein — translation MTDPRPDATIARRDVAVPDALIAHRGAPLLAPENTIPAIRAAAAKGARWVEIDVKLTRDMQPVIIHDDRVDRTTNGTGFVGNMTLEEIRALDAGAYFAPEFAGTKVPTLEELVETVLDLGINLQLELKPTPGDDIETAEVALALMKDLWPANHEGLFLASFSIRSIHAAARLMPNVPRAYAVVIPPKKPKALLEETQCQILHLQRDFLPEDSLKILADSGIEFAVATINEPDVAQHFFDCGAQTILSDIPDLFAQKSA, via the coding sequence CTGACAGACCCGAGACCTGACGCAACCATCGCCCGTCGTGACGTAGCCGTTCCGGATGCCTTGATCGCACATCGCGGCGCTCCGCTTCTGGCGCCCGAAAACACCATTCCAGCAATTCGCGCCGCTGCCGCAAAAGGGGCGCGTTGGGTGGAGATCGATGTCAAGCTCACCCGTGACATGCAACCGGTCATCATTCATGACGATCGCGTTGACCGGACCACCAACGGAACCGGCTTTGTGGGGAACATGACCCTTGAAGAGATACGGGCACTGGATGCTGGCGCCTATTTCGCACCGGAATTCGCCGGCACCAAGGTTCCAACGCTGGAAGAACTGGTGGAGACCGTGCTTGATCTCGGTATCAATCTCCAGCTGGAATTGAAGCCGACACCCGGCGATGACATTGAGACTGCGGAAGTCGCTCTTGCGTTGATGAAGGATCTTTGGCCTGCCAACCACGAAGGACTGTTCCTTGCCAGCTTTTCCATCCGCTCCATTCATGCAGCGGCCCGGCTCATGCCGAACGTTCCGCGGGCTTACGCCGTGGTCATCCCACCAAAGAAGCCAAAGGCACTTCTTGAAGAGACGCAATGCCAGATCCTCCATCTGCAACGAGACTTCCTTCCAGAGGATTCGTTGAAGATCCTGGCCGATAGTGGCATCGAATTTGCCGTCGCCACTATCAATGAGCCGGACGTGGCACAGCATTTCTTCGATTGCGGCGCGCAGACGATCCTGTCCGACATTCCGGATCTCTTTGCACAAAAGTCCGCTTAA